A single genomic interval of Antechinus flavipes isolate AdamAnt ecotype Samford, QLD, Australia chromosome 1, AdamAnt_v2, whole genome shotgun sequence harbors:
- the UTP23 gene encoding rRNA-processing protein UTP23 homolog gives MKITRQKHAKKHLGFFRYNFGVREPYQLLLDGTFCQAALRGRIQLREQLPRYLMGDTQLCTTRCVLKELESLGKELYGAKLIAQRCQVRSCSHFKDAVSGAECLLSMIEDGNPHHFFVATQDQNLSLQIKKKPGVPLLFIIQNTVVLDKPSPKTIAFVKATESGHLFSVHQKQNIKKLKEEQGLVKTPEPKKKRKRKGVSGPNPLSCLKKKKKVQDSNQSSAPEKKRRKRIRNRNRVKALSVPSVRQSEEVQSNSVH, from the exons ATGAAAATCACGCGGCAGAAGCACGCGAAGAAGCATCTCGGCTTTTTCCGCTACAACTTCGGCGTCCGGGAGCCGTACCAGCTGCTGCTGGACGGCACCTTTTGTCAGGCGGCGTTGCGGGGCCGCATCCAACTCCGCGAGCAGCTGCCCCGCTACCTTATGGGAGACACTCAACTCTGCACCACCAG atgtgtattaaaggaattagaatcaTTGGGGAAGGAGTTATATGGTGCAAAACTAATTGCACAAAGATGTCAGGTTCGAAGTTGTTCACATTTCAAAGATGCAGTCAGTGGTGCTGAATGTCTCTTGTCCATGATTGAAGATGGAAATCCTCACCATTTTTTTGTTGCAACACAG GACCAAAATCTGTctcttcaaataaagaaaaaacctgGAGTTCCTCTCTTGTTTATCATTCAGAACACTGTTGTTTTGGATAAACCTTCTCCCAAAACAATTGCCTTTGTCAAAGCAACAGAATCAGGTCATCTTTTCTCTGTCCACCAAAAACAGAACATTAAGAAACTCAAAGAAGAACAAGGTCTAGTGAAAACCCctgaaccaaaaaagaaaagaaaacgcAAAGGTGTGAGTGGTCCCAATCCTCTTAGCTgtctgaagaaaaagaagaaggtgCAAGATTCAAATCAGTCTTCTGCccctgaaaagaaaagaagaaaaagaattcgTAACAGAAATAGAGTGAAAGCACTTTCTGTGCCATCAGTGAGGCAGAGCGAAGAAGTACAGAGCAACTCTGTGCATTAA